The genome window GACGAATCCGAAGGCTTGGCCTACTTGCGGCAGTTCGCGGCAGAGACTCTTCCGGCCGGGTACGAGGCAATCCCCAAGCTCTTCAAGGCGACCCGGCTTAGCTTCGGACAGACGCTTCTGTGCGTACTGCTCCGAGACGCACTTCGTCGCTTCGAGGATGAGGACACCCGCGACGACCGATGCGTTGTCGATGAGTCCGAACTCCTTGATCAGTGGAAGGGCTACTTTGCAGCCCACGGCGATGAGGTTCGGCAGCAGCGAGAGCTGCAGTCCAACCTGAAGAGACTCGAAGATCTCGGCTTCGTTCGGCGATTCGGTGAAGAGCCTTCCCGCTGGGAAGTGCGTCGTATTCTCAAAGCTCGCCTCACCGCCGAAGAACTTGAGCATTTGCAACGACAGTTACGGACGGCCATCGAGCGACGAGGCCAGAATAGTCTGTCAACGGCGTCCTGAGAGGAAGAACGCAGGTACTGAGCAAGTGGAAACGGAGCTATGATCACGCAGCATCGGAGTCTATCCTCGTTCGTCGAATCGAGGTCCAAGGGAT of Planctomyces sp. SH-PL14 contains these proteins:
- a CDS encoding DUF4194 domain-containing protein, with the translated sequence MRNEYPEFRDWSVAAVKLLQGVVEFEDGRAWNLVLANSSQLEQYFARLGLQLVVDESEGLAYLRQFAAETLPAGYEAIPKLFKATRLSFGQTLLCVLLRDALRRFEDEDTRDDRCVVDESELLDQWKGYFAAHGDEVRQQRELQSNLKRLEDLGFVRRFGEEPSRWEVRRILKARLTAEELEHLQRQLRTAIERRGQNSLSTAS